CGTCGCCTCGGCCACGGCCTCGCCGGCCGTCTGCGTCAGCGTGCGGGCGTGCGTGTCCAACACATGGCGCAGCTGCGCGATGTCGAGCCGCGCCAGGCTGCCGATGGCGTGGCCCAGGTCGGTGAGCTGCTTGAGCTGAGCCAGCCGCTGCACCTGCGCGGCGCTGTACAGCCGCTGCCCGCTGGGCGAGAGCTGCGGCTGCGACACCTGGTAACGGCGCTCCCACACGCGCAGCGTGGCCACCGGCATGCGCAGCATCTTGGCCACCGCACCGCTGCGATAGCGCGGCTCCTGCAGGGCCGGATCAGCGGAGGCAGGGGTGTCGACCGGGACGATGGGCGGGGGCGAGGGATCGCGCATGACATCTCCTTGACATCGTCTTGACGCTGATTGACCGCGGAATACATGGGATATTCTGCGGGGTATCCCGGAGTGACGCATTATTGCCTTAGATTGTCCCCATGGTGAACACCGGCAACCGGACTCCAGGCAGCGCCCGCGGCTTCAAGGGCAACAAGGCGGCACTGCCCAGCAAGCCCTGCACCGTGTGCGGCCGACCGATGAGCTGGCGCAAGCGCTGGGCCGCCCGCTGGGACGAGGTCAAGGTCTGCTCCGAGGCCTGCCGCCGCCATCGCACGGCCAGGGGCAGCCGTGGCTGAGGCGAGCGCGCCGCTGCGCCACCTGGTGCTGGTGCTGGGCGACCAGCTCGACCTGCACGCCAGCGGCTTCGACGGCTTCGACCTCGCGCGCGATGCGGTCTGGATGGCCGAGGTGGCTGAAGAGTCCACCCACGTGTGGAGCAGCCAGCCGCGCACGGCCCTGTTCCTGGCGGCGATGCGGCACTTCGCGCAGGCACTCGCCGCGGCCGGCCGGCCGCTGCACTACACGGCGCTGGACGCCCCCGGCAACCGTGGCAGCCTCGCCGAGCAGCTGGCCGCCGACATCGCCCGGTTGCGCCCGCAAGCCCTGGTGATGACGGCACCGGGCGATTGGCGCGTGCTCATGGCCCTGCGCGAGGCCGTGGCCGCCGCCGGCCTGGCGCTGGACGTGCGCGAGGACCACCACTTCTTCTGCAGCGTGCGGGCGTTCGCCGCCCACGCCGAGGGCCGCAAGCAGCTGCGGCTGGAGTACTTCTACCGCGAGATGCGGCGCCGCCACGGCGTGCTGCTCACGCCCGCTGGCGAGCCCGAGGGCGGCGATTGGAACTACGACGCCGCCAACCGCAAGCCCTTCGGCCCTCAGGGCCCGGGCTTCGTGCCGCCGCGCGCCACCTTCGAGCCCGATGCCCTGACGCAGGCGGTGATCGTGCTGGTGCGTGAGCGCTTCGCCGCGCACCCGGGCCGGCTCGACAGCTTCGCCTGGCCCGTCACACGCGCGCAGGCGCTGCAGTCGCTGGACCGCTTCATCGACGAGCGCCTCGCCGGCTTCGGCGACGTGCAGGACGCCCTCTGGCCCGGCGAGCCCTGGCTGTGGCACTCGCACCTGGCCGCGGCGCTGAACCTGAAGCTGCTGAACCCGCGCGAGGTGGTGGCCGCCGCCGAGACCGCCTGGCGCGCCGGCCGCGCGCCGCTGGCCGCGGTGGAGGGCTTCATCCGCCAGATCCTGGGCTGGCGCGAGTACGTGCGCGGCATCTACTGGACGCAGATGCCCGGCTACCTGGAGCGCAACGAGCTCGGCGCGCACGAGCCGCTGCCGGCCTGGTACTGGACGGGCGACACCGCCATGGCCTGCCTGCGGGACGCCATCGGCCAGACGCTGGAGCACGGCTACGCCCACCACATCCAGCGCCTGATGGTGACCGGCCTGTACGCGCTGCTGCTGGGCGTGGACCCGAAGGCGCTGCACGCCTGGTACCTGGCCGTCTATGTCGACGCGGTGGAATGGGTGGAGCTGCCCAACACCCTGGGCATGAGCCAGTACGCCGACGGCGGCGTGATGGCCAGCAAGCCCTACATCGCCACCGGCCAGTACATCGCGCGCATGAGCCCGCACTGCAAGGGCTGCCGCTTCGATCCCACGCAGCGCACCGGCGAACGCGCCTGCCCCTTCACCACGCTGTACTGGGACTTCCTGATGCGCCACGAAGGCCGCCTGGCCGCCAACCCGCGCATGGCGCTGCAGGTGAAGAACCTGGTGCGGCTGCCGGCGCCTGAGCGCGCGGCCGTGGCGGCGCGCGCGGCGGCCATCCGCCGCGGCGAGCTGGACGGCCTCGGAGCGACGGCATGAACTCGCTCTTCGACAGCCACGCCCACGCCTGGGCCGATGCGCTGCCGCCCACGCGCAGCGCCGCGCTGGCGCGCATCGCCCGCGTGCGCCCCACGGCCTACGCGCGCAGCCGCAACCACCTCGACGGCGCCGTCACCGGCCTGTCGCCCTACCTCACGCACGGCCTCGTCACGCTGCGCGAGGTGCTGGCCGGCGTGCTCGAGCGCGAGCCGCTGGCGGTGCAGCACAAGCTGGTGTTCGAGCTCGGCTGGCGCGAGTTCTTCCGCCACGCCTGGGCGCACCAGGGCGAGCGCATCCTCGAGTCGCTGCACGAGGGCCCGCGCGCAGACGCGGCCTACGCGCGCACGCTGCCGGCCGACATCCGGCAGGCGCGCACCGGCGTGCCCGTGGTCGACGAGGCCGTGAAGACGCTCTACGCCACCGGCACGCTGCACAACCACGCGCGCATGTGGCTGGCCAGCTACGTGGTGCACCTGCGCCACGTGCACTGGCGCGCCGGGGCCGACTGGCTGGTAGCCCACCTGCTCGACGGCGACCTGGGCAGCAACCACCTCAGCTGGCAGTGGGTGGCCGGCACCGGCAGCCACAAGCCGTATCTCTTCAACGCCGAGAACGTGGCGCGGTACGCCCCAGCGGCCTGGCACAGCGAAGGCACGGTGGTCGACCAGCCCTACGAGGCGCTCGACCGCGCCGCGCAAGCGGCCCACGCCCACGCCCACGCCCACGTCCACGGCAAGGCCGGCCCCGGCCCGGCCACGGCCGCCGTCACACCCGAGCCGGCGCTGCACACCGCACCGCCGCCCGAGCGGCGCCTGGCCGGGCCGGACGCCAGCACGGCCGCCCGGCTGCGCGGCCGTGAGGTCTGGCTGGTGCATCCCTGGGCGCTGCGCCCGCCACCGGCCGACGTGCCGGCCGATGCGGTGCTGATCGGCCTCTACCTCGACGAGCACCACCGCCACTGGCCCTGGCCGGCCGCGCGCTGGCGGTGGGTGGACGACGCGATGGCCGCCGTCGCGTCCGAGCGCTGGTTCTGCACCGCCGAGCAGGCCGTGGCCGCGCTGGCCGGCGCCGCGCACGTGCGCTCGGTGGACGATCCGCACCTCACGTGCTGGCTCCAGCGCCTGGCGCGGCTGGACGCGGCGCCGACGCTGTTCCCGCAGGTCGAGCGGCGCTGCAGCAGCTTTTCGCAGTGGTGGACGCGCGCCACACGCGGCCTGCAGCGCGCCGGGGAACTGCTGTGAACCTAAATGCAGCAGTTACCCCGGCGCCGGGAGCGGCGGCGGCGGGGTTGGCAGGCCGATTTGGCCGACGATGCGCTGGCAGATGTAGGCCAGCAGTGCCCGCCAGCGGTCGAGCTTTGGCAACTGCTCCGCAGCAGCTTTGACGTGCTGAATGGCCGCATGAACGTTGGCGATCATCGACTTGATCAAGCCAGCTTCGGCGTGCATCGGCGTGAGGTACAGCGTGGTCTGGTTGCCGCTGCTGGTGGCTCGACCCACGGCCGCCAGCAGCAGTGGCCGGCTCGTCAGCGCCTCGCGCCGGGCCTGCGGGTTGGCCGCCCTGACGTACCAGCTCCACCAGTTGTAGACCAGTGCCACGGCTCGCGCGGTGACCTGGCTGCGGTGCATGTCTTGCGTGGTGAAGCCGCCCCAGCCCCATTGGTTCTTCAACTCGTCGAACCCGTTCTCGCAGTCGCAGCGATCACGGTAGAGCTGGCCGATCGCCGCGATGTCGTACGTCGCGTTGGTCGCCAGTACGGTGTACTCCCAGACCTGCGCGTTGTCTTGCACCTCGTCGTGCGGCAGCGCCAGGACGAGTTGCCCGTTGGTCTCGTGCTGGCCGCGCTTCTTGCTCGTCAGCGCGATGTCGTGCTTGATGCGCCGTCGCAGCACCACGACGCGCCGTGCCTTGCTCCAGCCGCTCAGGCGCAGCTCGTCTTCGATGGCCTGCCAGCCCTGGCTGGCCTCGGTGGCGCGCGTCCAGTCCTCGCGCCTGAACAGTCGCTCGATGAGCCGCTTGACGTTGGCCGTCTTGCGCAGGCGCAGCAGGTAGCTCAAGGAGCGCTGCTCGCACACGTCGATGATGTCCTCGTTGCCATAGCCGCAGTCACCGCGCACCAGCGCCGGAGTCTTGTCGCCCAGCTCGTCGAGCAGCCGCGCCATCGCGGCCTTGGCGTGGCCCGAGGTGTGTTGCTTGCCCGAACTGAGCACCGCATCGAGCACCAGACGCAGGTTGCCGACCCAGAAGGTGTGCAGCACGTGGCTGGGGCGGCCCGGCTTGTGCGGGTTGTAGCCAATCTCCGCACCTTCCTGGCGGCCGTACAGCGGCTTGATGGTGGCATCCATGTCCAACACCCACGGCCGGTCCAGTGCTTCGCGCACGCTGCTCATCAGCGCGCTGCGCATCCACGGTTCGCTGGCCTCGGGCACCATCGCCGCCAGCGCCCGGCGCACCGAGTCTTCGCTGACCATGCCGCGCAGGCCCAGGGCCTTGGCCGCCACTGCGTCGCCGCGCACGCCGGCAATGTGCGCGTAGCGCTTGCTGCCGGCCAGGATGCCCAGCATCAGCGTGCCCAGCACGTCACGCGGGCGCGATGCGTTGGGGCTGCTGTACTTCAGCGGGCAGTCCTGCACCCAGCGGTCGAAGACACCGGCCGTGGCCAGGAATTCGGCGAAGAACACGATCTGTCCGTGGGGCGTGGCCTGCGCTGTCTCGTCCCAGCGCACGTGCACGCGACCACCCATCGTGTCGACCACCATGGCGTCCTCGCTGGCCTGCGCCAGAGCCGTCTTCTTTGGTTCGTTGCCTTCACCCATCGGGTGAGTGTGCCAAACAGCCTCAACCCCGCGCCAGCGTTGAAGAAACCGGCACGGGCGCGGGTTCAACAGCGGTTCTTAGGGTGAACTCGCCGCAAGTCCCCCACCCGGCCGACACGCTGACGGTGCTGTACGACGGCAGCTGCCCGCTGTGCCGGCGCGAGATCGCGCATGTGCAGGGCCTGGCTCAGCGCCAAGGCAACACCGGGCTGTGCTTCCTCGACCTCAGCACCGACACCGCGCACGACCCCGCCGAGCGCCAGGTCCTGCTGGCCCGCTTCCACGTGCAGCGCGGAAACGGCACGCGGCTCCATGGCGCGGCGGCCTTCGTGGCGATGTGGCAGCGGCTGCCCGGCTGGCGCTGGCTGGCGCGCACCGCGCGGCTGCCGGGTGCGATGCCGCTGCTGGAGGCCGCCTACCGCGGCTTCCTGCGCCTGCGCCCGGCGCTGCAACGCATGGCACGGCGCGCCGAAGCAGCCCCCCTCAGGGCGGAGCCCGTCGATCCCCGCCCGCTCGCCCCAAGCCCGTCGAAAGGCCGGGCTGAGCCCGTCGATCCCCGCCCGTTCGCCCTGAGCCTGTCGAAGGGCCGGGCTGAGCCCGTCAAATCCCCCGCGCCGACTGGTCGCCCTGCCCTGAGCACGCACCTCGAGCGCGAGCTGCGCTCCGACCACGCCGGCGAAACCGGCGCCGTGTTCATCTACCGCGGCATCGCCGCCGTGGCCCAGTGGCGTGGCAAGCGGGGCGATGCCGACCTGCTGGCCTTTGCGCAGCGCCACGGCCAGACCGAGGCCGAGCACCTGCGCCTCTTGGAGCAGTGGCTGCCATCCCACCACCGCAGCCGCCTGCTCGGCCCCTGGCGGCTGGCCGGCTGGCTGACGGGTGCCCTGCCCGCACTGGCCGGCCCGCGCGCCGTGCACGCCACCATCGCCGCGGTGGAGACCTTCGTCGACCGCCACTACCAACAGCAGCTCGACCACATCGCCAGGCACGGCGCGCCGCCGGGCCTGCTGCCGCTGCTGCAACAGTGCCAGGCCGACGAGTGCCAGCACCGCGATGAAGCCAGCGCGCTCGCCGCGGCTGCCGGCCCGCTGCCGTGGTGGCTGCGCGCCTGGTGCGCCCTCGTCGGCCACGGCTCGGCCGCGGCCGTGGTGCTGGCGCGGCGCATCTGAGCACCCGATCTCACGGAGCCCCCATGCCCCTCAACGACATTGCCCTCGTCACCGGCGCCCGCGGCGGCATCGGCCGCGCCCTGGTCGCAAGGCTGCGCGCGCGCGGCCTGCGCGTGGCCGCCGTGGGCCGCGACGCCCCCGGCCTGGCCGACGTGTCGGCTGACGCGCACATCGCCGCCGACTGCACCACCCCCGAGGGCGCCCTCGCCGCCTTCAGCGCCTGCCGCGCGCAGCTGGGCGCGGCGCCCTCGCGGCTGGCGCACGCCGTGGGCAGCACGCTGATCGCGCCGCTGCACCGCACCAAGGTCGAGGCCGCACGCGAGGTGCTGCGCGTCAATCTCGAGAGCAGCCTGTGGACCTTGCAGGCCTGGATCGCCGCGCTCGAGGGCGCGCCCGGTGCAGCGGTGTTCGCCAGCTCGGTGGTGGCGCGCATCGGCGTGGCCAACCACGAGGCCATCGCCGCGGCCAAGGGCGGCGTCGAGGCCCTGGTGCGCAGCGCCGCGGCCACCTACGCCGCGCAGGGCCTGCGCATCAACGCCGTCGCGCCGGGCATGACCGAGACGCCGATGACCGCGAACATGCTCAAGCTGCCCGCCCTGCGCGAGGGCGCCGGCCGCCAGTACCCCCTGGGCGGTGTGCAGACGGCCGACGAGGTGGCGGCGGTGATGGACTGGCTGCTCTCGCCCGACGCCGCCCGCCTCACCGGGCAGGTGATCGCCGTGGACGGCGGCTTCACGACGGTGCGGCCGCTCGTCAAGTAGGCCGCAGCCGCTGCGCGCATGTCGACGAACGCGCGGCCGTCACCGACATCACCGCACGCCCCGTCACACACCGCCAGACCGGCAACAAGCGTCCGGCCCAAGCCCGCCCCCGACAGCGGCCAGGGCGGGTTGTTCTGATCACAATGCGCGCCATGGTGATGGACAACGACCCTCTCTGGCGCCTGCGCCACGCCCTGGCCGGGCTGGCGGTTGCGCTGCTGCTGTCGGTGTTGATCGCCGCGCTGCTCGGCCGCCTGCTGGGCGACGCCTTCGCCGGGACCTACGGCGCCCGCGTCACCGTGTATGGCGTGCTGATGCTGCACGTGGTGGTGGGTGCCGGCGTGCTGTTCGTGAAGGTGGCGCAGCACGAGACGCGGCCGCTCACGGCGGGCCGGGTGCTCAAGTGGCTGGCCAGCCTGTGGCTGTGGCCGCTGTTGCTGCTCGCCCGCCGGCCAGCGACGAAACCGGACTGAGCCCCGTCACTCCGACTGCAGGATCCGCCGCCCCGCAAGTTGCTGCACGGGCCGTGCGTTCATGGGGTAGATGCGCGCAAAGAGCTCGATCTGCTCGGCCGACAGCGACACCGGCTGCCGCATCACGACCCAGCGCACACCCTCCGTGCAAGGGGGCGTGGTCAAGGAGCCCATGTAGGTGTAGTAGCGACGGTCCTCGGGCAGCAGCGCCTGCAGCGGCAGCGACACGCGGGCGGACACCTCCTGACCTTGCTCCAGCGGCAGGTTGTTCCACACCGTCTGCACGCCCGAGTTGGCCGGGCCGCGGTCGAACAGCAGCTCCACGATGACCAGCTGGCCCTGGGCATCGCGGTGCACGAGGTGGGCCGACATCTCGAACTGGCGGCCGTCGATGCGGTGCTCCGAAGGGCGGTTGAAGTGCAGGCTCTCCAGCGCGAAGCGCTGGCCGCCGATCTCGACGTGGCTGCCCGGGGCGATGCGGGCCTGCACGGTCTTGCCGCTGTCGAGCACGCCGAAGCGGCTGTCGATGTAGCCGAAGTTCACCGGCTCGAGGTCGACCGCCAGGCCGCCGCGGAGGTCGACAGGGCTCTGGCGCTGGCCCTTGCCGCAGAGTTTGAAGTCGGGGCTCAGCCGTGCCCAGGCCGCCGGGCCCGCATCGCCCTGGTAGCCCCAGGCCAGCGGTGGGGCCGGCGCTGCGGGCCGCGCGGCGCGGGCCACGTTGCGGGCGCTGGGTGACGGCGCGGCGGGCGGTGGCGTGCGCGCCACCACGGTCAGATCGTAGGGGTTGCCGGTTTCTTGGTGGAGGGTCTGGCGGGCCAGCCGGCCGGCCAGGCGCTGGCGCAACTGCTCGAGCGGGTCGACCGCGGCGGACGGCGCCTCGGGGGCGGCGGCGGATGCCGGCCTGGCGCCGTTGCGCGCCGCGCCGCCTTCGGGCGGCAACTCCACGCGCACGGCGGTGGCCTCGGGCGAAGGGCCGATGCGCATGGGCTTGATCTGCGGCGGGTTGCTGGCCGCGGCGGCAGGGCTGGCCACCAGCAGCACCAGCAGCGCCTGCACAAGGCCTTGCGGGACGCGGATGGGACGGGAGGGCGGCGTTCGAGCGCTCATCCCCGCGTTATCGACCACCCCTTGTCGGCGCTTGAGTGCCCTCGGGCGCACCAGGGCCGGCCCGCGGCTCGCGCGGCAGGCGCGGCTTCACCCACACCCAGGCCAGCAGCCCGGCCACCAGCAGCGCGGCAGCGGCCAGCGCCAGTCCGTGCAGCGAACCCATGGCCAGCGGCGCCACCACGCCGGCCACCAGCGCATTGGCCGCGCTGCTGGCCGAGGCCTGCACCGACGAGGCCATGCCGCGGCGCTCGGGCGCCTGGTCCAGCGCCAGCACGGTGACGGCGGGCGTCAGCAGGCTCCAGCCGAAGGCCAGCAGCGCGATCGGCAGCATCGCCGCCCAGGCCGGCGGCTGCGCCACGACCGTGCACAGCACGAGGTTGGCCACCACGGCCCCGAGCGTGAGCACGAAGCCGTGGCGGATCTGATGGCGCGGCTTCACACGGCCGGCCATGCGGCCGCTGAACGAGGCGCCGGCCATGATGCCGGCCACCGTGAGCGTGAAGAAGAGGAAGAACTGCCCCGGCGCCAGCCCCAGCAGCGTGCCCAGGAAGGCCGGCGCCGACAGCACGTACAGGAACATGGCATTGAATGGCAGACCGCTGGCCGCCACGAGGGCCAGAAAACGCGGGTTGCGCGCCAGGCCGGCGTAGCCCTGCAGCAGCGGCCGCACGCCGAAGGGCTGGCGCGCGGCCGGCGGCAGTGTCTCGGGCAGCCAGCGCGCCATCGCCAGCGCCAGCGCCGCGCCCAGCAACGCCAGCATCCAGAAGATGGCCTGCCAGCCGGCAGCGTGCAGCAGCAGCGCGCCGAACAGGGGCGCGACCGCCGGCGCAATGCCGAAGAACAGCGTCACCTGCGACATCAGGCGCTGCGCGTCGGCGGCGTCGAAGAGGTCGCGGATCAGCGCCCGCGTGACCACCATGCCCACGCCGGCGCTGGCGCCCTGCAGCGCGCGGCACAGCAGCAGGGTGGGCAGGTCATCGGCCAGCGCGCAGCCGGCCGAGGCGAGCGTGAACACCACGAGCCCACCCAGCACCACGGGCCGCCGGCCGAAGCTGTCGGCCAGCGCGCCGTGGAACAGGTTCATCACCGCGAAGGCGGCCAGGTACACCGACAGCGTCTGCTGCAGCCCCACCGGGCCGACGCCGATGCCCGCCGCGATGGCGCCGAAGGCCGGCAGGTAGGCGTCGATCGCGAACGGGCCGATCATGCCCAGGCAGGCCAGCAGCAGCGCCAGCGTCCAGCGACGGCCCGGCCAGGCGGCGGCGTTCATCGCAGGGGTGGGCTGTCCCTGCGCGGGCGCGGGGTTGGCGGGCGGTGCTTCAATGCGCCGCATGATGCCTGCGAACACCCCTTCCCTGCTGCCCCGTCGGCGACTCGTGCTGTGCACCACGGCGGCGGCGCTGGCCTTGCCCTTTATGGCGCGGCCGGCGCGCGCCGCCGCGGTGCTGCCCGCCATGACCGAGGGCCCGTTCTACCCGCGGCCCGACTGGCGCGCGCGCGGCCCCTTCGCCGGCGACTGGGACGCCGACCTCACGCGCGTGCAGCGCGGCGGCCAGGTGCGCGTGGCCGCGGGCGAGCACCTGGGCCTGGCACTGCAGCTGCGCGACAGCGCCGGTCGCGCCATCGACGGCGCGCAGGTCGAGATCTGGCAGTGCGACACGCGCGGCCGTTACCGCCACCCACGCGACGGCGGCACGCCGGCCGAGGTCGACGAGGGTTTCCAGGGCTACGGCGAGGCCCGCACCGCCGCGGGCGGCGAGGTGGGCTTCCGCACCATCCGCCCGACGCCCTATGCCGGGCGCACGCCGCACATCCACGTGAAGCTGCGGCACGCGAGCTTCGGCGAGTTCACCTCGCAGCTCTTCGTGGACGGCGATGCCGGCAATGCCGGCGACTTTCTCTGGCGCCGGCTTGACGCCGCCGAGCGCAAGGCGCTGGCGATGAGGCTGCAGCCCGCCACCGAGGGCGGCCTGCGCTGGCAGGCGCGGCACGCTTTGGTGCTGCCGGCCTGAACCGAAAAAGTGTGAAGTCGACCGATAGGCCGGATTCTGTGCGGCGCCTGCGCCTTGCGGCGCGATTGCCGTGACCGCCATTCCTCTGGGCCGGGAGTCGCCCCCCGGCTCGGTGCCACCTACCCGCCGGCTCCGCGGGCCGCATCATCGCCGGCCTATTGGGTGTTGCTGCGCGTAGAGATTGCCCGTTTCACTCTCTGCGGGGCTTCGCCCCGCAGAGAGTGGCTGCTCGGTTCGGGCTTGCGCCCGATGCCGTTCGGCTTGCGCCTCACGGCACGCCGGCTCGCGCCGGCGCCTCGCAGAACACTCTCCATCGGGACCCCGCAGAGACTCGTCTCTGTTGCTCTGATCCTCACCTTGCGGTGGACAGCCGTTAGCTGCTACGCCGCCCTGCGCAGTCCGGACCTTCCTCCAGTGCCGGGTTTCCCCGAGCGCACCAGCGGCGGTCTGGCCGGCTTCACAACGTGGATTCTCCCACCGGCGGTGGCGCCACAGCACCGAACCCGGAGCAAGCGGTTGCGAGTCGCACGCCGGGACACCGAGCCTGTCGAAGCCCACTTGCCCGCAGCATCGCGCGATCGCGGCAGGCGGTGCCCCTGGCTGCCGCTCAAGCACCACCGTGGCGTTTGAACCCGAACGAACACCGCGGTGGTTGCAAAGGGCTGTGCGGGCGGGGGTGGCGGCGTGATCTTGAAGCGCCGAGCAGCAAAGCGTTCATGGCCGCGCGCGCAGCGCGCTTCTTGGACTGACTCGCCGCAACTGTTTGGGCGCAGTGAGCGCAGCGAGTTTTGCGGCGGGCCATGGACGCGAGCAGGCGAGCATGGACACAGATCGCCTTCACGCGTAACTCAGCTCCTTGACCTTGCCGCCAAACACGCGGTAGCTGAAGATCGTGTAGCCCACGATGGTGGGCACGGTGATCGCGCAGCCGATCGCGATGACCCCCAGCGAGCTCGTGGCACTGGCGGCGTCCCAGACCGTCAGGCGGTCCATCACCACATAGGGGAACAGGCTGTAGGCCAGCCCGATGGCGCCGAACAGGAACACCGCCACCACCGCCACGAAGGGCAGCCAGCACAGGCGGCCGAGCACCTGCCGGGAGTTGAGCATGGCGCGCGCCGCCAGCAGCGCACCGATGGTGACCAGCGGAATCGGCAGCAGCGCAATGAACTCCGGCATGCTGAACCAGCGCTCTCGCACGGTGCTGCTCACCACCGGCGTGGCCAGTGACACCAGGCCCATGCCCAGCACCACCGGTGCCCACGCGCGCTTGGCCCAGCGCACGGCGTGCTGCTGCAGCGCATCTTCGGTCTTCATCACCAGCCAGCAGGCGCCGAGCAGCACGTAGGCCGCCGGCAGCAGCAGCGCGATGGCCGCGGCAAACAGCAGCGCCAGCGCGCCGTCGGCAAAGCCGGTGATGTAGCGGCCGAGCATCCAGCCCTGCGACGTGGCCGCTATGGCGCTGCCGGCCCAGAAGGCAAAGTTCCACAGCGGCTTCCACTCGTCCTGCGCCTTGACGCGGAAGTCGAAGGCCACGCCGCGCAACACCAGGCCCACGAGCATCAACGTTACCGGCAGGTACAGGGCCGTCAGCACCAGGCCGTGCGCCTTGGGAAAGGCGATCAACAGAATGCCCACGCCGAGCACGAGCCAGGTCTCGTTGGCGTCCCAGAACGGGCCGATGCTGGCGATCATGGTGTCGCGTTGCGGCGGGGTGGCGCGGTGCAGCAGCAGGCCGACGCCGAGGTCGTAGCCGTCCAGCACCACGTAGGCGAGCATGGACACGCCCATCAGCGCCAGAAACACCACCGGCAGCACGGTGGCCCAGTCGATGCCGCTCATGCGGCGGCCTCCTGCGAGCCCGGCTTCACCGGCGCCGGCCTCGGCGCCGCCGGCTCCGGCATCGGCACCGGCTTCTCGGCCATGTGCCTGACGACGCTGACATAGGCCGCGAGCAGCGCCAGGTAGACCGTGAGGTACAGGGCCAGCGTGAAGGCGATGTGCGAGCCGGGCACCGAGGACGCCACCTCGTCGACACGCAGCAGGCCGTGCACGATCCAGGGCTGACGGCCCACTTCCGTGACATACCAGCCCGCCACCGTGGCCGTCCAGCCACTGAAGGCCATCAGCGCCAGGCCGCCGAGCACCGGCCGGGGCAGCGCCGCGCCGTTCCAGCCGCGGCGCTTGAGCAGCCACAGTCCGCCCCAGCTGGCCAGCAGCATCAGCATGCCGGTGCCCACCATCACGCGGAAGGCGTAGAACACCGGCGCCACCGGCGGGTGCGCGCCGGCAAAGTCGTTCAGGCCCTGCAGTTCACCATCGGCGTCGTGCTTGAGGATCAGCGCGGCGCCTTTGGGAATGCCGATCTCGAAGTGGTTGGTGCGGGTCTCTTTGTCCGGCACCGCAAACAGCAGCAGCGGCGCGCCGCGCTGCGTCTCCCAGATGCCTTCCATCGCCGCCACCTTGGCCGGCTGGTGCTCGAGCGTGTTCAGGCCGTGGAAATCGCCGGCCAGGATCTGCAGCGGGATCAGCACCGCGCCCACCGTGAGGCCAAAGCG
This portion of the Ideonella sp. WA131b genome encodes:
- a CDS encoding DUF2256 domain-containing protein, yielding MVNTGNRTPGSARGFKGNKAALPSKPCTVCGRPMSWRKRWAARWDEVKVCSEACRRHRTARGSRG
- a CDS encoding cryptochrome/photolyase family protein, encoding MRHLVLVLGDQLDLHASGFDGFDLARDAVWMAEVAEESTHVWSSQPRTALFLAAMRHFAQALAAAGRPLHYTALDAPGNRGSLAEQLAADIARLRPQALVMTAPGDWRVLMALREAVAAAGLALDVREDHHFFCSVRAFAAHAEGRKQLRLEYFYREMRRRHGVLLTPAGEPEGGDWNYDAANRKPFGPQGPGFVPPRATFEPDALTQAVIVLVRERFAAHPGRLDSFAWPVTRAQALQSLDRFIDERLAGFGDVQDALWPGEPWLWHSHLAAALNLKLLNPREVVAAAETAWRAGRAPLAAVEGFIRQILGWREYVRGIYWTQMPGYLERNELGAHEPLPAWYWTGDTAMACLRDAIGQTLEHGYAHHIQRLMVTGLYALLLGVDPKALHAWYLAVYVDAVEWVELPNTLGMSQYADGGVMASKPYIATGQYIARMSPHCKGCRFDPTQRTGERACPFTTLYWDFLMRHEGRLAANPRMALQVKNLVRLPAPERAAVAARAAAIRRGELDGLGATA
- a CDS encoding deoxyribodipyrimidine photolyase, with translation MNSLFDSHAHAWADALPPTRSAALARIARVRPTAYARSRNHLDGAVTGLSPYLTHGLVTLREVLAGVLEREPLAVQHKLVFELGWREFFRHAWAHQGERILESLHEGPRADAAYARTLPADIRQARTGVPVVDEAVKTLYATGTLHNHARMWLASYVVHLRHVHWRAGADWLVAHLLDGDLGSNHLSWQWVAGTGSHKPYLFNAENVARYAPAAWHSEGTVVDQPYEALDRAAQAAHAHAHAHVHGKAGPGPATAAVTPEPALHTAPPPERRLAGPDASTAARLRGREVWLVHPWALRPPPADVPADAVLIGLYLDEHHRHWPWPAARWRWVDDAMAAVASERWFCTAEQAVAALAGAAHVRSVDDPHLTCWLQRLARLDAAPTLFPQVERRCSSFSQWWTRATRGLQRAGELL
- a CDS encoding IS1380 family transposase, which translates into the protein MGEGNEPKKTALAQASEDAMVVDTMGGRVHVRWDETAQATPHGQIVFFAEFLATAGVFDRWVQDCPLKYSSPNASRPRDVLGTLMLGILAGSKRYAHIAGVRGDAVAAKALGLRGMVSEDSVRRALAAMVPEASEPWMRSALMSSVREALDRPWVLDMDATIKPLYGRQEGAEIGYNPHKPGRPSHVLHTFWVGNLRLVLDAVLSSGKQHTSGHAKAAMARLLDELGDKTPALVRGDCGYGNEDIIDVCEQRSLSYLLRLRKTANVKRLIERLFRREDWTRATEASQGWQAIEDELRLSGWSKARRVVVLRRRIKHDIALTSKKRGQHETNGQLVLALPHDEVQDNAQVWEYTVLATNATYDIAAIGQLYRDRCDCENGFDELKNQWGWGGFTTQDMHRSQVTARAVALVYNWWSWYVRAANPQARREALTSRPLLLAAVGRATSSGNQTTLYLTPMHAEAGLIKSMIANVHAAIQHVKAAAEQLPKLDRWRALLAYICQRIVGQIGLPTPPPPLPAPG
- a CDS encoding demethoxyubiquinone hydroxylase family protein; this translates as MRSDHAGETGAVFIYRGIAAVAQWRGKRGDADLLAFAQRHGQTEAEHLRLLEQWLPSHHRSRLLGPWRLAGWLTGALPALAGPRAVHATIAAVETFVDRHYQQQLDHIARHGAPPGLLPLLQQCQADECQHRDEASALAAAAGPLPWWLRAWCALVGHGSAAAVVLARRI
- a CDS encoding SDR family oxidoreductase, with amino-acid sequence MPLNDIALVTGARGGIGRALVARLRARGLRVAAVGRDAPGLADVSADAHIAADCTTPEGALAAFSACRAQLGAAPSRLAHAVGSTLIAPLHRTKVEAAREVLRVNLESSLWTLQAWIAALEGAPGAAVFASSVVARIGVANHEAIAAAKGGVEALVRSAAATYAAQGLRINAVAPGMTETPMTANMLKLPALREGAGRQYPLGGVQTADEVAAVMDWLLSPDAARLTGQVIAVDGGFTTVRPLVK
- a CDS encoding carbonic anhydrase family protein, with protein sequence MRIGPSPEATAVRVELPPEGGAARNGARPASAAAPEAPSAAVDPLEQLRQRLAGRLARQTLHQETGNPYDLTVVARTPPPAAPSPSARNVARAARPAAPAPPLAWGYQGDAGPAAWARLSPDFKLCGKGQRQSPVDLRGGLAVDLEPVNFGYIDSRFGVLDSGKTVQARIAPGSHVEIGGQRFALESLHFNRPSEHRIDGRQFEMSAHLVHRDAQGQLVIVELLFDRGPANSGVQTVWNNLPLEQGQEVSARVSLPLQALLPEDRRYYTYMGSLTTPPCTEGVRWVVMRQPVSLSAEQIELFARIYPMNARPVQQLAGRRILQSE